A region from the Benincasa hispida cultivar B227 chromosome 8, ASM972705v1, whole genome shotgun sequence genome encodes:
- the LOC120083505 gene encoding tetrahydrocannabinolic acid synthase-like, with amino-acid sequence MKSFLLTPFALTFIVLSISPSWVVFSTKKHENFVQCLLNNSLSTYPISNLIYTPINSSYSSILNFSIQNLRFSSKETPKPLAIITPSHVSHIQAAIICSKSHALQIRTRSGGHDFEGLSYISDVPFVVVDLINLKSIAIDVENETAWVQSGATLGELYYRIAEKSRTLAFPAGSCPTVGVGGHLSGGGFGWLMRKYGLAADNVIDASFIDANGKVYDRESMGEDLFWAIRGGGGGSFGIVVAWKVKLVRVPATVTICGINRNLEEEDTIKLIHRWQYVTNKLDENLLLGISLIGGNSTQEGGKTNPMALFSSFFLGKVNELVTILNTNFSELGLAKEDCSEMSWIKSVLIMAGFPKQEALEVLLNRAPPSGLSTKIKSDYVKEPISKASFKTMFKRLKAEDIEVAQIMFIPYGGRMSEISESLTPFPHRAGNIYKLGYYVKWKEQSIDAEKRHLNWVRVIYDYMTPFVSKSPRAAYNNYRDLDIGTNNKCGKTSYNRARVWGLKYFGKNFDRLVHVKTKIDPTNFFRNEQSIPTLTDIKYSTI; translated from the exons ATGAAGTCTTTTCTTCTAACCCCTTTTGCTCTCACCTTTATTGTTCTATCCATATCTCCATCATGGGTAGTTTTTTCCactaaaaaacatgaaaattttgTCCAATGTCTTCTCAATAATTCTCTAAGCACTTATCCCATTTCTAATCTAATTTACACTCCCATCAACTCCTCCTATTCATCAATCTTGAACTTCTCCATTCAAAATCTCAGATTCTCATCAAAAGAAACCCCAAAGCCACTAGCCATCATCACTCCCTCACATGTTTCACACATTCAAGCAGCCATCATCTGCTCCAAATCCCATGCCCTTCAAATCCGAACTCGTAGTGGCGGTCATGACTTCGAGGGTCTTTCTTACATATCCGACGTTCCGTTTGTCGTCGTCGACCTAATAAATCTCAAGTCCATCGCAATTGACGTCGAAAACGAAACTGCATGGGTTCAATCCGGGGCAACTCTAGGTGAACTCTATTACAGAATTGCTGAGAAAAGTCGAACACTTGCTTTCCCAGCTGGCTCTTGCCCGACGGTGGGCGTCGGCGGGCATTTGAGTGGTGGTGGATTTGGATGGTTGATGAGGAAATATGGTCTTGCTGCTGATAATGTAATTGATGCTTCTTTTATTGATGCTAATGGAAAGGTTTATGATAGAGAGTCGATGGGGGAGGATTTGTTTTGGGCCATTAGAGGCGGCGGCGGAGGGAGCTTTGGAATTGTGGTGGCATGGAAGGTGAAGCTTGTTCGAGTTCCGGCGACGGTGACCATATGCGGAATTAACAGAaatttggaggaagaagatacAATCAAGCTGATCCATCGATGGCAATATGTGACTAACAAATTGGATGAAAATCTTTTACTTGGCATTAGTCTGATTG GTGGGAATTCAACTCAAGAAGGAGGCAAAACAAACCCAATGGCTCtattttcctctttctttttaGGAAAGGTAAATGAGCTTGTGACAATTTTGAACACTAATTTCTCAGAGTTGGGTTTGGCAAAGGAAGATTGTTCAGAAATGAGCTGGATCAAATCAGTTCTCATAATGGCTGGCTTTCCAAAACAAGAAGCCCTTGAAGTTCTACTAAATAGAGCACCTCCCTCTGGTCTAAGCACCAAAATCAAATCAGACTATGTCAAGGAACCAATTTCTAAGGCTTCATTCAAGACCATGTTCAAAAGATTAAAAGCTGAAGATATAGAAGTGGCACAAATTATGTTTATTCCTTATGGAGGGAGAATGAGTGAGATTTCTGAGTCCCTAACTCCTTTCCCACATAGAGCCGGAAATATATACAAACTTGGTTACTATGTCAAGTGGAAAGAACAAAGCATTGATGCTGAGAAAAGACACCTAAATTGGGTACGGGTCATTTATGATTATATGACTCCTTTTGTCTCGAAATCGCCGAGGGCAGCATATAACAATTATAGAGATCTTGACATTGGAACAAACAACAAGTGTGGAAAAACAAGCTATAATCGTGCAAGAGTTTGGGGGCTCAAGTATTTTGGAAAGAATTTTGATAGGTTAGTGCATGTTAAAACTAAGATTGATCCCACAAATTTCTTTAGAAATGAGCAAAGCATACCCACCTTAACCGACATAAAATATAGTACAATTTGA